One Ficedula albicollis isolate OC2 chromosome 26, FicAlb1.5, whole genome shotgun sequence DNA segment encodes these proteins:
- the LOC107604199 gene encoding mucin-1-like: MAGGGARTEPPEHGPSPGNTDRAPRARTEHGPSPPSTDRAPRARTEPWEHGPSPPSTDRARTEPPEHGPSPPSTDRALGTRTEPPEHGPSTDRAPRARTEPPEHGPSPGNTDRAPRARTEHGPSPPSTDRAPRARTEPWEHGPSPPSTDRARTEPPEHGPSPPSTDRALGTRTEPPEHGPSTDRAPRARTEPWEHGPSPRARSEPPALPGPARPGPAGAGNKAVPDARARHLPGPGTETRGLRMQDGMQDAEEGAG, encoded by the coding sequence ATGGCCGGCGGGGGAGCACGGACCGAGCCCCCCGAGCACGGACCGAGCCCTGGGAACACGGACCGAGCCCCCCGAGCACGGACCGAGCACGGACCGAGCCCCCCGAGCACGGACCGAGCCCCCCGAGCACGGACCGAGCCCTGGGAACACGGACCGAGCCCCCCGAGCACGGACCGAGCACGGACCGAGCCCCCCGAGCACGGACCGAGCCCCCCGAGCACGGACCGAGCCCTGGGAACACGGACCGAGCCCCCCGAGCACGGACCGAGCACGGACCGAGCCCCCCGAGCACGGACCGAGCCCCCCGAGCACGGACCGAGCCCTGGGAACACGGACCGAGCCCCCCGAGCACGGACCGAGCACGGACCGAGCCCCCCGAGCACGGACCGAGCCCCCCGAGCACGGACCGAGCCCTGGGAACACGGACCGAGCCCCCCGAGCACGGACCGAGCACGGACCGAGCCCCCCGAGCACGGACCGAGCCCCCCGAGCACGGACCGAGCCCTGGGAACACGGACCGAGCCCCCCGAGCACGGACCGAGCACGGACCGAGCCCCCCGAGCACGGACCGAGCCCTGGGAACACGGACCGAGCCCCCGAGCACGGAGCGAGCCCCCAGCGCTGCCAGGACCCGCCCGGCCCGGACCTGCCGGGGCTGGCAACAAAGCCGTGCCAGATGCCAGAGCTCGGCACCTCCCCGGGCCGGGAACTGAAACCCGCGGATTGCGGATGCAGGATGGTATGCAGGATGCAGAGGAGGGTGCAGGGTGA